A region of Sulfuricella denitrificans skB26 DNA encodes the following proteins:
- a CDS encoding SulP family inorganic anion transporter yields the protein MNAWVHRLPIAKWRTLSPDTLKKDLVAGVTVSLVAIPQSLAYAQLAGVPAYYGLYAALIPTIVGALTGSSRQLSTGPVAMTSLLTAASVAPLAAHGSEMFYAYVVLLALLSGMFQVMFGALRMGVLLNFLSNPVLMGFINAAAIIIGLSQLPTLLGISAAQSSHFLLDIWQVLIHIDTMHEISVAFGLSAILLLLAFKKLTPRLPGVLITVVLLTLVSYMIGYAGMGGKVVGVVPQGLPTLSIPLLDWNATKSLIPAGFVIALISFMEAMSSAKVIALKTRQPWDENKELIGQGLAKIASAFCHSMPVSGSFSRSALNLSTNAQTALSSVVSAVFVLLTLLFFTPLLYHLPKPVLAAVIMMAVIGLVNFQSITNAWRASRDDGIAAIVTFLATLAFAPNIQNGILTGIILSLALLLYRMMQPRVADLGMFEDGTLRDARRHNLPLLHPNLGAIRFDGALRFINVSYFEDALLTFERENPSVHHILVKCNGVNNLDASGVEMLSTLISRLKNNGITLGFSGPKKQVREVMDKTGLSQKIGVDNIFSSDQEAFDQLFLRGVIDTRIGRAL from the coding sequence ATGAACGCCTGGGTTCATCGTCTCCCCATTGCAAAATGGCGGACCCTATCCCCAGACACACTCAAGAAAGATCTGGTGGCCGGGGTCACCGTATCGCTGGTCGCCATTCCGCAATCTCTTGCCTACGCCCAGCTCGCCGGCGTTCCGGCCTACTACGGCCTGTATGCGGCACTGATCCCCACTATCGTGGGCGCTTTAACCGGCTCTTCCAGACAGCTTTCGACTGGCCCGGTTGCTATGACCTCACTATTGACTGCCGCCAGCGTGGCCCCATTGGCGGCTCACGGCAGCGAAATGTTTTATGCCTATGTGGTCCTGCTGGCTTTGTTGTCGGGTATGTTTCAAGTCATGTTTGGCGCATTGAGGATGGGTGTGCTGCTCAACTTTCTGTCCAATCCGGTATTGATGGGCTTCATCAACGCCGCCGCCATTATTATCGGACTTTCACAACTCCCGACACTACTAGGTATTTCGGCGGCACAGTCCAGCCACTTCCTTCTCGATATCTGGCAGGTGCTCATTCACATCGATACCATGCACGAGATATCGGTCGCCTTTGGGCTTTCGGCGATCCTGTTGCTGCTTGCGTTCAAGAAGCTGACGCCCAGGCTCCCGGGTGTATTGATTACAGTGGTTTTACTGACCTTGGTCAGCTACATGATCGGGTACGCCGGTATGGGGGGGAAAGTCGTTGGGGTCGTGCCGCAGGGTTTACCCACCCTCAGCATTCCTCTGCTTGACTGGAATGCAACCAAGTCGCTCATTCCTGCCGGCTTCGTCATCGCGCTGATCAGTTTCATGGAAGCGATGTCCAGTGCCAAGGTAATTGCGCTCAAGACCCGTCAACCCTGGGATGAAAACAAGGAGCTTATTGGTCAGGGCTTGGCAAAAATCGCTTCCGCATTTTGCCATTCCATGCCAGTCAGCGGCTCGTTTTCACGTTCCGCACTGAATCTTTCAACCAATGCGCAGACGGCTCTTTCCTCGGTTGTTTCGGCGGTCTTCGTATTGTTGACGCTGTTGTTCTTTACCCCGTTGCTTTATCATTTGCCCAAGCCGGTTCTGGCGGCCGTCATCATGATGGCTGTTATCGGACTGGTTAATTTCCAGTCGATTACCAACGCCTGGCGCGCCAGTCGCGACGACGGCATCGCAGCTATCGTGACCTTCCTGGCAACGCTCGCCTTTGCGCCGAACATCCAGAACGGCATACTTACCGGCATCATCCTTTCGCTGGCACTGCTGCTTTACCGAATGATGCAGCCTCGTGTTGCCGATCTGGGAATGTTCGAAGACGGAACGCTGCGCGATGCGCGCCGTCACAACTTGCCTCTTCTGCATCCCAATCTGGGCGCGATCCGGTTCGATGGGGCGCTGCGCTTTATCAATGTTTCGTATTTCGAAGATGCGCTTCTGACGTTCGAAAGAGAAAATCCATCGGTTCACCACATTCTGGTGAAATGCAACGGAGTCAATAATCTGGATGCATCGGGAGTCGAGATGCTTTCTACCCTGATCAGCCGGTTAAAAAACAACGGGATTACTTTGGGTTTCAGCGGCCCCAAGAAACAGGTTAGAGAAGTCATGGACAAGACCGGTTTGAGCCAAAAAATTGGTGTCGACAATATCTTTTCCAGCGACCAGGAAGCCTTCGACCAACTATTCTTGCGCGGGGTTATCGATACGAGAATAGGCCGGGCACTATGA
- a CDS encoding sensor histidine kinase, giving the protein MTSVRHSLRFRLASTFAVFGALVSLLLSLGLFFTAHNLGERLMDETLRAEIEDYMSRRSRNPNSLPPATISVRGYVHVPGRGAENIPPELLRLNPGKYQLTLANIPYRVAVVDQGDERYVMLFNEMRQRQREELFLIYLVAGALIMTLVSAAIGWWLAGRVVAPVATLARRVDKARPEDEVPDVAKGFSSDEIGKLARVFDGYLRRMRAFMDRERAFTADVSHELRTPLAIIQGAVELMEEDDSLDEKQQKRIARVGRAARQMIDLTAALLLMAREKTSDEPVEQECDVCDVVRDVVEAHRYLVSATTNVEIDYRSRPRISAERTLLSIVIANLIRNAFTYTESGSVFIQVDDNCLTVTDTGRGIHEEEIGKVFQRHFKGSTSTGAGIGLSLVKRICDRYGWETVIDSTEGRGTAAQLFFIGNS; this is encoded by the coding sequence ATGACTAGCGTCCGTCACAGCCTTCGGTTCCGGCTTGCATCAACGTTTGCCGTCTTTGGCGCATTGGTCAGCCTGCTCTTGTCGCTAGGCCTTTTCTTTACCGCGCACAATCTCGGCGAACGCTTGATGGACGAAACGTTGCGGGCGGAAATCGAGGATTATATGTCCCGGCGGTCGCGCAATCCGAACTCTCTGCCGCCTGCGACAATCAGCGTGCGCGGCTATGTTCATGTGCCGGGCAGGGGCGCGGAAAATATTCCGCCCGAGTTGCTCAGACTTAACCCCGGAAAGTATCAGTTGACGCTAGCCAATATTCCTTACCGGGTCGCCGTCGTAGATCAGGGGGATGAGCGTTATGTCATGCTGTTCAATGAGATGCGACAGCGGCAGCGCGAGGAGCTATTCCTGATTTACCTGGTGGCCGGCGCCCTGATCATGACGCTGGTTTCTGCGGCAATTGGATGGTGGCTGGCGGGGCGGGTTGTCGCGCCGGTCGCTACGCTTGCTCGACGGGTAGACAAAGCCAGGCCGGAGGACGAGGTGCCGGATGTTGCGAAGGGGTTTTCCAGCGACGAAATCGGCAAACTCGCCCGAGTGTTCGACGGATACCTCAGGCGGATGCGGGCGTTTATGGATCGGGAGCGTGCTTTTACTGCGGATGTCAGCCACGAGCTAAGAACTCCTTTGGCTATTATCCAGGGTGCCGTCGAGCTGATGGAGGAGGATGATAGTCTCGACGAAAAACAGCAAAAGCGCATTGCGCGGGTCGGTCGTGCAGCCCGGCAGATGATAGACCTCACTGCCGCCTTGCTGCTGATGGCGCGGGAAAAAACTTCGGATGAACCGGTCGAGCAGGAATGCGATGTATGCGACGTAGTCAGAGATGTCGTAGAGGCGCATCGCTACCTCGTCAGCGCCACAACAAACGTCGAAATCGATTACCGGAGTCGCCCTCGAATTTCCGCCGAGCGCACGCTTCTGAGTATCGTGATTGCCAACCTGATCCGGAATGCATTTACCTACACCGAGTCTGGTTCGGTTTTCATCCAGGTGGACGACAACTGCTTGACGGTGACCGATACCGGTCGAGGAATCCATGAGGAAGAAATTGGTAAAGTCTTCCAGCGGCACTTCAAGGGCTCGACCAGCACCGGTGCTGGAATCGGATTGTCTCTGGTCAAGCGCATCTGCGACCGGTACGGATGGGAGACAGTCATCGACAGTACTGAAGGTCGCGGCACTGCCGCCCAGTTGTTCTTCATCGGAAACTCTTGA
- a CDS encoding response regulator transcription factor, translating into MNILLIEDNRDLALNMFDYFEAKGHDMDLAGDGITGLHLAASNQYDVLILDLMLPGIDGLTLCRRLREAGKHTPVLMLTARDSLDDKIAGLEAGADDYVVKPFALREVEARLRALVRRAQVREGSSLLQVGDLSFNPDTLKVMRGERTIELPPIPLKILELLMRQSPRVLSREELERGIWGDSPPDSDALRAHLHILRNAIDKQADKSLIRTLRGIGYQISDD; encoded by the coding sequence ATGAATATTCTGCTGATAGAAGACAACCGTGATCTGGCGCTGAACATGTTCGATTATTTCGAAGCGAAAGGCCATGATATGGACTTGGCTGGAGATGGCATCACCGGGCTTCATCTTGCCGCATCGAATCAGTACGACGTTCTCATCCTGGATCTGATGCTGCCCGGCATCGACGGGCTGACGTTATGCCGGCGACTGCGGGAAGCCGGCAAGCATACGCCGGTCTTGATGCTCACGGCGCGCGACTCGCTGGACGACAAGATTGCGGGGCTGGAGGCGGGTGCCGACGATTACGTGGTCAAGCCTTTTGCTTTGAGGGAAGTCGAGGCTCGACTGCGTGCGCTCGTGCGCCGTGCGCAAGTGCGGGAGGGTTCGTCTCTTCTGCAGGTCGGCGACCTGTCTTTCAACCCTGATACTCTCAAGGTGATGCGGGGCGAGAGAACCATAGAACTGCCGCCAATTCCGCTAAAAATTCTTGAACTCCTGATGAGGCAATCCCCTCGGGTGTTGTCGCGGGAAGAGCTTGAACGTGGCATCTGGGGCGATTCGCCTCCCGATAGCGACGCCTTGCGGGCGCACCTTCACATTTTGCGCAATGCCATCGACAAACAGGCGGATAAGTCACTCATCAGAACCCTGCGGGGGATCGGTTACCAAATCAGCGATGACTAG
- a CDS encoding cytochrome b/b6 domain-containing protein has translation MKYDRTTYWLHAGLAFGVSAQLMFSLMMDAPRLGVPTGGMGDVFFQIHRMGGLGVLALLIVHWLWQLSGRASNGMKVLYPWLFKRRLSPSSTPRSIRGRLQVSAGTLQGLGLLIASLMAMTGLILYFGVTGDGGMSTFVTAIREVHSATAISLWIYLGLHLAISLLRFI, from the coding sequence ATGAAGTACGACCGCACGACTTACTGGCTCCATGCGGGCCTTGCATTTGGCGTCAGCGCACAACTTATGTTCAGCCTGATGATGGATGCGCCCAGGCTAGGCGTGCCAACCGGGGGAATGGGCGACGTTTTCTTTCAGATTCACCGAATGGGCGGATTGGGTGTTCTGGCCTTACTCATCGTACACTGGCTATGGCAACTGTCCGGGCGCGCCAGCAACGGCATGAAGGTCCTTTATCCATGGTTGTTCAAGCGCAGGTTATCCCCATCTTCTACCCCCCGCTCTATAAGAGGCCGACTGCAGGTGTCGGCCGGAACACTGCAAGGGCTTGGACTGCTGATAGCGAGCCTGATGGCAATGACCGGCCTAATCCTGTATTTTGGCGTAACCGGCGATGGCGGTATGTCCACATTCGTGACAGCCATTCGGGAGGTTCACAGTGCCACTGCAATTTCCCTCTGGATCTACTTGGGGTTGCACCTGGCAATTTCGCTGCTGCGGTTCATTTGA
- a CDS encoding tetratricopeptide repeat protein, producing MAQTDLSSFSASHLSSSNPNGINYPGKPVVSLSSVYVVSIPQLLRNSMANRSLLFSVVAAIIAWMALSDAAIAQGMDSHQAMQLGKKAYGGNPAALAEIKASAQTGSVAAETVLGALYQAGASVNRDDAEALKWFLKAAEHGDMEAQFGLGVMYANGYGTKQDYAAAAHWFEKAAVQGNAAPNFYLGLINENGLGVPKNYVEATKWYVKAASAPKSVGLQFDLVTGAGKVLHAPEDSSQVIKVFPMVLDQALASAAYNLGMMCWNGRGAPENDVEAYKWFAVAASNGNHLAEYNMRILAPKMSQKQIADAVVSASSWSKSHPPQNTDKLSSR from the coding sequence ATGGCCCAAACTGACCTATCGAGTTTTTCTGCTAGCCATCTCAGTTCATCTAATCCAAACGGCATAAATTATCCAGGCAAGCCGGTTGTCAGTTTGTCGTCAGTTTACGTAGTTAGTATCCCGCAACTGTTAAGGAATTCCATGGCAAATAGATCATTATTATTCTCCGTTGTTGCGGCAATTATTGCGTGGATGGCATTAAGTGATGCTGCAATTGCACAGGGAATGGACTCCCACCAAGCGATGCAACTGGGGAAGAAGGCTTATGGGGGCAACCCGGCAGCACTGGCCGAGATAAAAGCCTCGGCCCAAACCGGTTCGGTCGCCGCCGAGACTGTTCTGGGTGCGCTTTATCAGGCAGGGGCGTCGGTAAACAGGGATGATGCAGAAGCGCTTAAATGGTTTCTCAAGGCGGCAGAACATGGCGACATGGAAGCGCAGTTCGGCCTTGGCGTGATGTATGCCAATGGTTATGGTACAAAGCAGGACTATGCCGCTGCTGCACATTGGTTCGAAAAGGCGGCGGTGCAGGGTAATGCCGCGCCCAATTTTTACCTGGGCCTTATCAACGAGAACGGACTGGGCGTACCAAAAAATTACGTCGAAGCGACTAAATGGTATGTCAAGGCCGCCAGCGCGCCAAAATCCGTGGGGCTGCAATTTGATTTGGTAACGGGGGCCGGAAAGGTTTTGCATGCGCCTGAAGACAGCTCGCAGGTTATCAAGGTTTTTCCTATGGTGCTTGATCAGGCGCTGGCAAGTGCTGCCTACAATCTGGGCATGATGTGCTGGAACGGTCGAGGCGCACCGGAAAATGATGTAGAAGCCTACAAATGGTTCGCTGTCGCAGCTTCCAATGGCAACCATTTGGCTGAATACAATATGAGAATTCTGGCCCCGAAAATGTCGCAGAAACAGATTGCCGATGCCGTGGTATCGGCCTCCTCGTGGTCAAAATCCCACCCGCCCCAGAATACTGACAAACTTTCCTCTCGCTAA
- a CDS encoding HlyC/CorC family transporter, with product MNDELAKPSWLERLGTLLLREPEDREQLVALLHSAFERNLLDADALAMIEGVLQVSEMQVRDVMIPRAQMDVVDIADSPEKFIPYVIETAHSRFPVIDKDKDDVIGILLAKDLLRYYAGQEFNVRDMLRPVVFIPESKRLNVLLKEFRSNRNHIAIVVDEYGGVAGMVTIEDVLEQIVGEIEDEYDYDEQEDNIIRVPDGRFRVKAQAEIADFNKVMGTEFSDEDYDTVGGLVVSKFGHMPKRGEHVAFDGLKFNVLRADSRRLYSLLVERQENEGAATTT from the coding sequence ATGAATGATGAACTTGCGAAACCCTCCTGGCTTGAACGATTAGGCACACTCCTGTTGCGGGAGCCGGAAGACCGCGAACAACTGGTCGCATTGCTGCATTCCGCCTTCGAGCGCAACCTGCTGGATGCGGATGCACTTGCCATGATCGAAGGGGTGCTTCAGGTTTCCGAGATGCAGGTGCGCGATGTCATGATTCCACGCGCCCAGATGGACGTGGTGGACATCGCCGATTCACCGGAAAAATTCATCCCTTATGTCATCGAAACCGCTCACTCTCGCTTCCCGGTCATCGACAAGGACAAGGACGACGTGATCGGCATTTTGCTGGCGAAAGACCTGCTGCGCTATTACGCCGGCCAGGAATTCAATGTCCGCGACATGCTGCGCCCGGTGGTATTCATCCCTGAATCGAAGCGGCTCAACGTGCTGCTCAAGGAGTTTCGCAGCAACCGCAACCATATCGCCATCGTGGTGGACGAATACGGCGGCGTGGCCGGCATGGTGACCATCGAGGATGTGCTGGAGCAGATCGTCGGCGAGATCGAGGATGAATACGATTACGACGAACAGGAAGACAACATCATCCGCGTGCCGGACGGACGTTTCCGCGTCAAGGCACAGGCCGAGATCGCGGATTTCAACAAGGTGATGGGGACAGAATTCAGCGACGAGGACTACGATACCGTGGGTGGGTTGGTCGTCAGCAAGTTCGGCCATATGCCCAAGCGCGGGGAACACGTTGCTTTCGACGGCCTCAAGTTCAACGTGCTGCGAGCTGACAGTCGCCGCCTATACTCCCTGCTGGTGGAGAGGCAGGAAAATGAAGGGGCCGCCACCACGACCTAA
- the ybeY gene encoding rRNA maturation RNase YbeY, with amino-acid sequence MTRKTPPPALSLSVQYAAKPDDVPARAQFRRWVKAALRQDAEIALRIVDEEEGRALNRDYRGKDYATNVLTFVYDDEFPGAQLPLAGDIVLCAPVVAREAVQQEKPIEAHYAHLTVHGVLHLQGYDHESDEQARQMEALEIQIVTKLGYSDPYQADSYREETKDI; translated from the coding sequence ATGACCCGAAAAACCCCTCCACCAGCACTCAGCCTTTCAGTGCAATACGCAGCGAAGCCGGACGATGTGCCGGCCCGTGCCCAGTTTCGTCGCTGGGTGAAGGCAGCGTTGCGGCAGGATGCCGAGATCGCGCTACGCATCGTCGATGAGGAGGAAGGCCGGGCGCTCAATCGCGATTATCGCGGCAAGGACTACGCGACCAATGTGCTAACCTTTGTATACGATGATGAATTTCCCGGTGCGCAGCTGCCGCTGGCCGGTGATATCGTATTGTGTGCCCCGGTGGTTGCACGCGAGGCCGTGCAGCAGGAGAAGCCCATCGAAGCGCATTATGCGCATTTGACTGTCCACGGAGTCCTGCACCTGCAGGGCTACGACCACGAAAGCGATGAGCAGGCGCGCCAGATGGAAGCCCTGGAAATCCAGATTGTCACAAAGCTGGGTTACTCTGATCCTTATCAGGCTGACTCATACCGAGAAGAAACCAAGGATATTTGA
- a CDS encoding PhoH family protein, with protein MTPISLDISFSPADNARLANLCGALDENLKQISTALDVTISRRGEHFSVHGEQRQARLAVEALKNFYERSRNHLSVEDVQLGLIEVANASHAEQEGVAMPVLMTRKSDLHGRTPRQNVYLCKIQEHDITFGIGPAGTGKTYLAVASAVDALERDLVKRIVLVRPAVEAGERLGFLPGDLAQKVDPYLRPLYDALYDLMGFDKVGKLFERGAIEIAPLAYMRGRTLNHSFIILDEAQNTTPEQMMMFLTRIGFGAKAVITGDVTQVDLARGQKSGLVDAQQVLEKVSGISFTFFQSEDVVRHPLVQKIVNAYEKREKQC; from the coding sequence GTGACTCCAATATCCCTCGATATTTCTTTTTCCCCTGCGGACAATGCCCGCCTCGCCAACCTGTGCGGCGCGCTGGATGAAAATCTGAAGCAGATTTCCACCGCTCTGGACGTGACCATTTCCCGCCGTGGCGAGCATTTTTCCGTGCATGGAGAACAGCGTCAGGCGCGTCTGGCCGTGGAGGCGCTGAAAAATTTCTACGAACGTTCCCGTAATCACCTATCCGTCGAGGACGTGCAGCTCGGCCTGATCGAGGTGGCGAACGCGAGCCACGCCGAACAGGAAGGCGTCGCCATGCCGGTGCTGATGACGCGCAAAAGCGACCTGCACGGCCGTACTCCGCGCCAGAATGTGTATTTGTGCAAGATTCAGGAGCACGACATCACTTTCGGCATCGGCCCGGCCGGCACCGGCAAGACCTATCTTGCAGTGGCCAGCGCGGTGGATGCCCTAGAGCGCGATCTGGTGAAGCGCATCGTGCTGGTGCGCCCGGCGGTGGAGGCAGGCGAACGGCTCGGCTTTCTGCCCGGTGATCTGGCCCAGAAGGTGGACCCCTATTTGCGTCCCCTGTATGACGCACTTTACGACCTGATGGGTTTTGACAAGGTGGGCAAGTTGTTCGAGCGCGGCGCGATCGAGATCGCCCCGCTGGCCTACATGCGCGGCCGCACTCTGAACCATTCCTTCATCATTCTCGACGAGGCGCAGAACACCACGCCGGAGCAGATGATGATGTTCCTCACCCGCATCGGCTTCGGCGCCAAGGCGGTGATTACCGGCGACGTAACCCAGGTGGATCTCGCGCGCGGCCAGAAAAGCGGTCTGGTAGATGCCCAGCAGGTGCTGGAAAAGGTCAGTGGTATCTCCTTTACCTTCTTTCAGTCCGAGGACGTGGTGCGTCACCCGCTGGTGCAGAAGATCGTCAACGCCTATGAAAAGCGTGAAAAGCAGTGCTGA
- the miaB gene encoding tRNA (N6-isopentenyl adenosine(37)-C2)-methylthiotransferase MiaB, translating to MAKKLFIKTFGCQMNEYDSAKMADVLNASQGMEITLRVEDADVILLNTCSVRAGAQEKVFHQLGRWRPLKQNNPDLLIAVGGCVASQEGSAIVGRAPYVDLVFGPQTLHRLPQMIDARRKSGLPQVDVSFPEIEKFDHMPAAKVDGATAFVSVVEGCGKFCTYCIVPYTRGDEVSRPFDDVIAEVVQLAEQGVKEVTLLGQNVNAYRGAMHDGETADLADLLHYLAEVPGIERLRFTTSHPVEFSQRMIDVYGEVPKLASGLHLPVQSGSDRVLAAMKRGYTALEYKSLVRRLRAVRPDLSLSSDFIVGFPGETDADFEATLKLIEDVGFDMGYSFIFSPRPGTPAAELADDTPFEVKQERLRQLQKKIDEQEQIVNRKMVGTVQRILVEGVSRKDATELMGRTDNNRVTNFKAIPRLIGQFVNVTITAVSPHTLRGEIVVLE from the coding sequence GTGGCAAAAAAGCTTTTTATTAAAACCTTCGGTTGCCAGATGAACGAGTATGATTCGGCGAAGATGGCTGACGTGCTGAATGCCTCTCAGGGCATGGAAATCACGCTGCGCGTCGAAGATGCCGACGTGATCCTGCTGAACACCTGCTCGGTGCGCGCGGGGGCGCAGGAGAAGGTCTTTCACCAGCTGGGCCGGTGGCGTCCCCTGAAGCAGAACAACCCTGATTTGCTGATTGCCGTCGGCGGCTGCGTGGCGAGCCAGGAAGGCAGCGCCATCGTCGGTCGCGCGCCTTACGTGGATCTGGTGTTCGGGCCGCAGACCCTGCACCGCCTGCCGCAGATGATCGATGCCCGGCGCAAAAGCGGCCTGCCTCAGGTGGATGTGTCTTTCCCGGAAATTGAAAAATTCGACCATATGCCGGCGGCCAAGGTGGATGGCGCGACCGCATTTGTTTCGGTGGTGGAAGGTTGCGGCAAATTCTGTACCTACTGCATCGTGCCCTATACGCGGGGCGACGAAGTGTCCCGCCCCTTCGACGACGTGATCGCCGAGGTGGTGCAGCTGGCCGAGCAGGGGGTAAAGGAAGTCACCCTGCTCGGGCAGAACGTGAATGCTTACCGTGGCGCGATGCACGATGGAGAAACCGCCGATCTGGCAGACCTGTTGCATTACCTGGCCGAGGTGCCCGGCATCGAGCGATTGCGCTTTACTACCTCTCATCCGGTCGAATTTTCCCAGCGCATGATTGATGTATACGGCGAAGTGCCGAAGCTGGCCAGCGGCCTGCACCTGCCGGTCCAGAGCGGATCGGACCGGGTGCTGGCGGCGATGAAGCGCGGCTACACCGCGCTCGAATACAAGTCCCTGGTGCGACGCTTGCGCGCAGTGCGGCCGGACCTTTCGCTTTCCTCGGATTTTATCGTCGGTTTTCCCGGCGAAACCGATGCCGATTTCGAGGCGACCCTGAAGCTGATCGAGGATGTCGGCTTCGATATGGGCTACAGCTTCATTTTCAGTCCGCGCCCGGGAACGCCGGCGGCGGAGCTGGCCGACGACACGCCGTTTGAAGTGAAGCAGGAGCGGCTGCGGCAGTTGCAGAAAAAAATCGATGAGCAGGAACAGATCGTCAACCGGAAAATGGTTGGCACGGTGCAGCGCATCCTGGTGGAAGGGGTTTCCAGAAAAGACGCAACCGAACTGATGGGGCGCACCGACAACAACCGAGTGACCAATTTCAAGGCCATTCCGCGTCTCATCGGACAGTTCGTCAACGTCACTATTACTGCCGTTTCCCCCCATACTTTGCGCGGCGAAATCGTCGTCCTCGAATAA
- a CDS encoding PilZ domain-containing protein, with the protein MKSAADKDKRHFSRIPFDATVQLQMGRGTHPAHLLDIALKGALVELLQPEAALRGKACQLTLDLGMDGEVIVMEGVVAHQEGQNVGIECRHIDVDSLTRLRRLVELNLGDETLLDRELSHLFDSR; encoded by the coding sequence ATGAAGTCAGCTGCTGACAAAGACAAGCGCCACTTTTCCCGTATTCCCTTCGACGCAACGGTTCAACTCCAGATGGGGCGTGGAACACACCCTGCGCATTTGCTGGATATCGCGCTCAAGGGTGCTCTGGTGGAATTGTTGCAGCCTGAGGCAGCTCTTCGGGGGAAAGCTTGCCAGTTGACACTCGATCTGGGCATGGATGGGGAGGTTATCGTGATGGAAGGCGTGGTAGCGCATCAGGAGGGCCAGAATGTCGGCATCGAATGCCGTCATATCGACGTGGACAGCCTGACCCGCCTGCGCCGCCTGGTGGAGCTTAACCTGGGGGACGAGACGCTGCTGGACAGGGAATTGTCCCATTTGTTCGATTCCAGATAG
- a CDS encoding DUF1109 domain-containing protein, whose amino-acid sequence MVNIEELVESLARDAAPVKPAPHPFMLSLRWVAGAVVYLVASLWISGLRPDLMQKLDEPWFVAELASLVLIFIATSLSAAVLVFPDLHQMRKAAWAPVGLFAIFVIVLFFSWRADVPPAPLPMHSFECTVSITLFALLPAAWTFFSMRQFASTHSRWAGSVALLFAFSVGALWLLLHELNNSIIHVIQWHYLPMLGIGLVGWWLGRRFLKW is encoded by the coding sequence ATGGTAAACATCGAAGAACTGGTTGAGAGTCTGGCCCGGGATGCCGCTCCGGTGAAGCCGGCACCCCATCCGTTCATGCTGAGCCTCAGATGGGTGGCGGGGGCGGTGGTCTATCTCGTGGCGTCCCTGTGGATTTCCGGCCTGCGCCCGGACCTGATGCAAAAACTGGATGAGCCGTGGTTCGTTGCCGAACTGGCCTCCCTGGTACTCATCTTCATCGCGACGTCGCTGAGTGCCGCGGTGCTGGTGTTTCCCGATCTGCACCAGATGCGCAAGGCGGCTTGGGCTCCGGTTGGCCTGTTTGCCATTTTCGTTATCGTTCTGTTTTTTTCCTGGCGCGCCGACGTGCCGCCTGCGCCCCTGCCCATGCACAGCTTCGAATGCACTGTCAGCATCACCCTGTTCGCGCTCTTGCCGGCCGCCTGGACGTTCTTTTCCATGCGTCAGTTTGCCAGCACCCATTCCCGATGGGCGGGCAGTGTTGCACTGCTTTTCGCTTTCAGCGTCGGCGCGCTGTGGCTGCTGCTGCATGAATTAAACAACTCGATCATCCACGTCATCCAATGGCATTACCTGCCCATGCTGGGCATCGGCCTTGTCGGCTGGTGGCTGGGGAGAAGGTTTTTGAAATGGTAG
- a CDS encoding sigma-70 family RNA polymerase sigma factor encodes MTDKSENFEALMKLSLSGDKRAYAVLLQETARFLRPFLARRINSSSEVDDLLQEILISIHKARHTYDGERPYKPWAYAIAKFRLQDHLRAHYADHLHHAVGLSEVENDLQAPVTKSDITYESISGEIEKLPPKQAAILQMMHQEGYTAKEVADKIGMKESAVKVAAHRAYKILRKILER; translated from the coding sequence ATGACGGATAAATCGGAAAATTTTGAAGCGCTGATGAAGCTGTCCCTGAGCGGGGACAAGCGGGCCTATGCGGTTTTGCTGCAGGAAACCGCGCGCTTTCTGCGGCCGTTCCTGGCCAGGCGAATTAATTCCAGCAGCGAGGTGGACGACCTGTTGCAGGAAATCCTGATTTCCATCCACAAAGCGCGGCATACCTACGATGGCGAGCGGCCTTACAAGCCCTGGGCCTATGCGATCGCCAAGTTTCGTTTGCAGGATCATTTGCGCGCGCACTATGCCGACCACCTGCATCACGCCGTCGGACTGTCCGAGGTGGAAAATGATTTGCAGGCGCCTGTAACCAAATCCGACATTACTTACGAATCTATCAGTGGGGAAATCGAAAAACTTCCGCCGAAGCAGGCCGCCATCCTGCAGATGATGCACCAGGAGGGGTATACCGCCAAAGAAGTGGCGGACAAGATCGGCATGAAAGAATCTGCGGTCAAGGTCGCCGCGCATCGCGCCTACAAGATATTGAGAAAGATACTGGAAAGATAA